One genomic window of Arthrobacter caoxuetaonis includes the following:
- a CDS encoding Rv2175c family DNA-binding protein — protein MNELEELVSDWLTLPDVAEQLDLSISKVHSLLEERALLAVRLGERKIRSVPAAFINDGAILDSLKGTISVLTDAGFTDEEMIRWLFTADETLPGRPVDALKEGRKTEIRRRAQALAW, from the coding sequence GTGAATGAACTCGAGGAACTGGTTTCCGACTGGCTGACCCTGCCCGATGTGGCTGAACAATTGGATCTATCAATCAGCAAGGTGCACAGCCTGCTGGAAGAACGTGCGCTCCTGGCCGTGAGGCTCGGGGAGCGGAAGATACGCAGCGTGCCTGCCGCGTTTATTAACGACGGCGCGATCCTCGACAGCCTCAAGGGGACAATCTCGGTGCTGACTGACGCCGGGTTTACCGATGAGGAAATGATCCGCTGGCTCTTTACAGCGGATGAGACCCTGCCGGGCCGGCCCGTGGATGCGTTGAAGGAAGGGCGCAAGACCGAGATTCGGCGCCGCGCCCAGGCACTGGCCTGGTAG
- a CDS encoding polyprenyl synthetase family protein, whose amino-acid sequence MSQAPVNAASDADPAAREQASYRARLSSDLEDFLGRQREVLLEVSEESVPLLSAVHALAQGGKRLRALLNYWGWRGAGGEAHGLAPVRAGVALELFQSAALIHDDIIDRSDTRRGAPSVHRHFSNRHAEAAWFLDGTHFGSSAAILAGDLCLSLSEEAFTSVGARAGYDTRARAVFNRMRTEVMAGQYLDILEEVVGPGHEPERAVVRARNILRYKSAKYSIEHPLAIGGALAGASEELLASYSEFSLPLGEAFQLRDDVLGVFGDPALTGKPAGDDLREGKRTVLIAYALSSGSAAARQEITAALGRPDLDDDAVASLRGVIADSGALATTEALIAEHTEQAFNTLAKLAVDETTRSALGSLAHAAVTRTA is encoded by the coding sequence ATGAGCCAGGCACCCGTGAACGCAGCATCGGATGCGGACCCGGCGGCCCGGGAACAGGCAAGCTACCGGGCACGCCTCTCTTCCGACCTGGAGGATTTCCTGGGCCGGCAGCGGGAGGTCCTGCTGGAGGTCTCGGAAGAATCCGTTCCCCTGCTCAGTGCGGTCCATGCCCTGGCCCAGGGCGGCAAGCGGCTCCGGGCACTCCTGAACTACTGGGGCTGGCGGGGCGCCGGAGGCGAAGCGCACGGGCTTGCCCCGGTTCGCGCCGGGGTCGCCCTGGAGCTTTTCCAGAGCGCCGCGCTGATCCATGACGACATCATTGACCGCTCGGATACCCGCCGCGGGGCACCGAGCGTCCACCGCCACTTCAGCAACCGGCATGCGGAGGCCGCCTGGTTCCTGGACGGGACGCACTTCGGTTCCTCGGCAGCAATCCTCGCCGGGGACCTTTGCCTGTCCCTGAGCGAGGAGGCTTTCACCTCGGTGGGCGCGCGTGCCGGTTACGATACGCGGGCCCGGGCGGTATTCAACCGCATGCGTACCGAGGTCATGGCGGGACAGTACCTGGACATCCTGGAAGAAGTGGTGGGTCCCGGGCATGAGCCCGAGCGTGCCGTGGTGCGGGCCCGGAATATCCTGCGCTACAAGTCGGCAAAATACAGCATCGAACACCCGCTGGCCATCGGAGGAGCACTGGCAGGAGCATCCGAGGAGCTCCTGGCCTCCTATTCGGAGTTCTCGCTTCCCCTGGGGGAAGCCTTCCAGCTGCGCGACGACGTGCTGGGGGTGTTCGGGGACCCGGCACTTACCGGGAAGCCTGCAGGCGATGACCTGCGCGAAGGCAAGCGCACCGTGCTGATCGCCTATGCGCTCAGCTCGGGTTCTGCGGCTGCCCGGCAGGAGATCACGGCCGCGCTGGGACGGCCCGACCTGGACGACGACGCAGTGGCCTCACTCCGCGGGGTTATTGCGGACAGCGGTGCGCTGGCCACGACGGAGGCGCTGATCGCCGAGCATACCGAGCAGGCCTTCAATACACTGGCCAAACTGGCAGTGGATGAAACGACCCGCTCGGCGCTGGGCTCCCTGGCGCATGCAGCCGTCACCAGGACGGCCTAG
- the dinB gene encoding DNA polymerase IV has product MRIRIDEGSGPVSSLGDRQGGPGGVYDEDVGTEPEAVQAHRDCTIMHVDMDAFYVSVELLRRPDLVGVPVIVGGLGGRSVVLSASYEARRYGVRSAMPMATARRLCPQAQVLEPHQDVYRRVSARLMEIFESITPLVEPLSVDEAFLDIAGSMRRLGPPRTIGELIRTRVRTELGITASVGIASTKFVAKIASTRSKPDGLLLVPKDGTISFLHALDVSALWGVGAKTREALARVGISTVADVANTPPAVLQRLLGATGLHVHELSWGRDPRAVTPVRVEKSIGAEETFATDVDDDEALETELLRLAHRTAARMRSAGLQCRSVSLKLRYADFSTLTRTRTLAEPVDSAQLLYEAVRGLLAGLGRRPMSVRLVGLRAEHLESAEGAAQQLTLDGRDDNWRSAEDALDRINRRFGNGGIMPARLLRPENQETRRTGDKHA; this is encoded by the coding sequence ATGAGAATCCGCATCGACGAAGGGTCAGGGCCTGTTTCCAGTCTAGGTGACCGGCAAGGAGGCCCCGGTGGTGTCTACGATGAAGACGTGGGAACAGAGCCGGAAGCAGTTCAGGCACACCGCGACTGCACCATCATGCACGTGGATATGGATGCCTTCTACGTCTCCGTCGAGCTGCTCCGGCGCCCGGACCTTGTTGGTGTTCCGGTCATCGTCGGCGGTCTCGGCGGACGGTCGGTCGTGCTCTCAGCTTCCTATGAGGCCCGGCGGTACGGGGTGCGCTCTGCCATGCCCATGGCCACGGCCCGCCGCCTGTGTCCCCAGGCGCAGGTCCTCGAGCCGCACCAGGACGTCTACCGCCGCGTCTCCGCGCGGCTGATGGAGATCTTCGAATCCATCACACCGCTGGTCGAACCCCTCAGTGTGGACGAGGCGTTCCTGGACATAGCCGGTTCCATGCGGCGTCTCGGACCGCCGCGTACGATCGGCGAACTCATCAGGACGCGGGTCCGCACGGAACTTGGCATCACGGCAAGCGTAGGGATCGCCTCGACAAAGTTCGTTGCCAAGATAGCCTCCACGCGTTCCAAGCCGGACGGGCTGCTGCTGGTTCCCAAGGACGGGACCATTTCCTTCCTGCATGCCCTCGACGTGTCAGCGCTGTGGGGCGTCGGCGCCAAGACCCGGGAAGCACTGGCCCGGGTGGGCATTTCGACCGTGGCCGACGTCGCGAACACGCCCCCGGCAGTCCTCCAGCGTCTCCTGGGTGCAACGGGCCTGCACGTCCATGAGCTGTCCTGGGGGCGCGACCCGCGCGCCGTGACACCCGTCCGCGTAGAGAAGAGCATTGGCGCTGAGGAGACATTCGCGACCGACGTCGATGACGACGAGGCCCTGGAAACCGAACTCCTCAGGCTGGCGCACCGCACCGCCGCCCGGATGCGCAGCGCAGGCCTGCAGTGCCGTTCCGTGTCGCTGAAGCTGCGCTACGCGGATTTCTCCACGCTCACCCGCACCCGCACGCTTGCCGAACCTGTCGACAGTGCACAGCTGCTCTACGAGGCGGTCCGGGGCCTGCTTGCCGGACTGGGCCGGCGTCCCATGAGCGTCCGCCTGGTGGGGCTGAGGGCTGAGCACCTGGAGTCTGCAGAAGGCGCGGCGCAGCAACTGACCCTGGATGGCAGGGACGACAACTGGCGCTCCGCGGAAGACGCACTGGACCGGATCAACCGTCGCTTTGGAAACGGCGGGATCATGCCTGCGCGGCTGCTGCGCCCGGAGAACCAGGAGACCAGGCGTACCGGGGACAAGCATGCGTAG
- a CDS encoding DUF3040 domain-containing protein yields MALSEHEQRLLDQLEQQLHAEDPKFANSMASSGGRGVSTRRIVLGALVAVAGIAVLILGISLQSPFNILVGILGFVVMGAGMYYATTKGKKAESTPVPTGRKEREAAPRGFMSNLENKWDERKRDQP; encoded by the coding sequence ATGGCACTCTCAGAACACGAGCAGCGCTTGCTTGACCAGCTGGAGCAGCAATTACACGCCGAAGACCCGAAATTCGCCAACTCCATGGCGTCATCGGGCGGCCGTGGAGTGTCGACCCGGCGCATCGTGCTGGGCGCGCTCGTGGCAGTCGCGGGAATAGCAGTACTGATCCTGGGGATATCACTGCAGAGTCCGTTCAACATCCTGGTCGGCATCCTCGGATTCGTCGTCATGGGTGCCGGCATGTACTACGCGACCACCAAGGGCAAAAAGGCCGAGTCGACGCCGGTTCCTACAGGAAGAAAAGAACGTGAAGCTGCTCCGCGCGGGTTCATGAGCAATCTCGAGAACAAATGGGACGAGCGCAAGCGGGACCAGCCCTAG
- the mraZ gene encoding division/cell wall cluster transcriptional repressor MraZ, whose product MFLGTHSPRLDEKGRLILPAKFRDELADGLVLTRGQERCIYVFSQKEFEKVHEQMRQAPLSSRQARDYIRVFLSGASDEVPDKQGRVTIPPALRSYAGLGRELAVIGAGTRAEIWDAAAWQEYLEEKENAFSETDEDAFPGFL is encoded by the coding sequence GTGTTCCTCGGAACTCATTCACCGCGCCTGGACGAGAAGGGCAGGCTCATCCTTCCCGCCAAGTTCCGTGACGAGCTGGCCGACGGGCTGGTTCTGACGCGGGGCCAGGAACGCTGTATCTACGTCTTCAGCCAGAAAGAGTTCGAAAAGGTCCACGAGCAGATGAGGCAGGCACCCCTGTCTTCACGCCAGGCCCGTGACTACATTCGCGTTTTCCTGTCTGGAGCCTCAGACGAAGTTCCGGACAAGCAGGGACGGGTCACCATTCCGCCGGCCCTGCGCTCGTATGCCGGGCTCGGTCGTGAACTCGCCGTCATTGGCGCTGGCACCCGGGCCGAGATCTGGGACGCCGCAGCATGGCAGGAGTACCTGGAGGAGAAGGAAAACGCATTCTCGGAGACGGATGAAGACGCGTTTCCCGGATTCCTCTGA
- the rsmH gene encoding 16S rRNA (cytosine(1402)-N(4))-methyltransferase RsmH, giving the protein MTEERPTEDRHIPVLRDRCINLLAPAIEAAEAAGRTAVVVDATLGMGGHTESMLERFPKLHVIGIDRDQQALALAGERLAAYQDRTDLVHAVYDEIADVVEDLGFASIDGALFDLGVSSMQLDERDRGFAYSYDAPLDMRMDTSRGRTAAEIVNTYGEAELVSIIRRWGEEKFAGRIASAIVAARAKQPFTTTGELVEAIRSVVPAAAARTGGHPAKRTFQALRIEVNEELDVLERAIPSALSVLGVGGRIVVMSYHSLEDRIVKDIFAAGSRSSAPKGFPVELEEHKAQLKRLTKGTEVPTEQEIAENPRAASAKLRAVERIRATMDGARS; this is encoded by the coding sequence ATGACTGAAGAACGACCCACGGAAGACCGGCATATCCCGGTCCTGCGTGACCGCTGCATCAACCTCCTGGCTCCCGCTATCGAAGCGGCGGAAGCCGCGGGCCGCACCGCCGTCGTCGTTGATGCCACCTTGGGCATGGGTGGACACACCGAGTCCATGCTGGAGCGCTTCCCCAAGCTCCATGTCATCGGCATTGACCGCGACCAGCAGGCCCTTGCGCTGGCAGGGGAGCGCCTTGCCGCCTACCAGGACCGCACTGACCTGGTCCACGCGGTCTATGACGAAATCGCCGACGTTGTCGAGGACCTTGGCTTCGCTTCAATCGACGGGGCACTGTTCGACCTCGGCGTGTCTTCCATGCAGCTTGACGAGCGTGACCGCGGATTTGCCTATTCATATGACGCGCCTCTGGACATGCGGATGGACACCAGCCGCGGCCGCACCGCTGCGGAAATCGTCAATACCTATGGCGAAGCGGAACTGGTCTCGATCATCCGCCGCTGGGGCGAGGAAAAGTTCGCGGGCCGCATCGCGTCCGCCATCGTTGCAGCACGGGCAAAGCAGCCTTTCACCACGACCGGCGAACTGGTCGAGGCGATCCGCTCCGTCGTCCCCGCTGCGGCAGCGCGCACCGGCGGGCATCCTGCCAAGCGCACCTTCCAGGCGCTGCGCATCGAGGTCAACGAGGAACTGGACGTCCTTGAACGCGCCATTCCTTCTGCGTTGTCCGTCCTGGGTGTTGGCGGGCGCATCGTCGTGATGTCCTACCACTCGCTGGAGGACCGCATTGTCAAAGACATTTTCGCAGCCGGCTCACGGTCCTCAGCTCCCAAGGGATTCCCCGTGGAGCTTGAGGAGCACAAAGCCCAGCTGAAGCGGCTGACCAAGGGGACAGAGGTTCCCACGGAGCAGGAAATTGCAGAGAACCCGCGGGCGGCTTCGGCCAAGCTGCGGGCTGTTGAACGGATTCGCGCAACCATGGATGGGGCACGGTCATGA
- a CDS encoding peptidoglycan D,D-transpeptidase FtsI family protein: MAKAQTPAPEDHRVSLVSRRLRAGMIIALALLMVLGVRLFQVQGLDPGGMADAAVANRLVTVGVPALRGGILDANGNYLARSVERFDIVVDQRLSLAYDEEEYQRRTPEGDWEDVTFDEAFRELSAILGQDAATLRGSILGEKGFNFVAKTVTPEVRDKVLAVKFPGVYADRTTLRTYPSGAVAGSIVGFLGTEGPQEGLELTQDGILAGKAGSKTYEIGGDGIRIPYATHEDEPVQDGESIKLTIDQDLQWFSQQAIAAQVRDYNADWGNVVVVEVETGNVIAMAESTTVDPNNPGATEAESRKARSVTDFFEPGSTTKVITMAAAIEEGLITPTSQFKIDSTYTIDGQTFKDAFDHGTVQMTASGILAKSMNTGTVMVGQQLTPQQRYDWLRKFGIGTALNTGLNGETPGLLPKPENWDTRQQYTVLFGQGLTQTALHTAMVYQTIANDGVRLPPRLVDSRIDAEGVEHPVERGSGTRVVSEKTAAEVQRMLETVTVEGSGASGALEKYRVGAKTGTAEAPGPNGGYDGYTVSYAGIAPMDDPKYVAVVTLQRPKGDLFYIEPGKTFQKVMEQVLTTNNVAPSTGEPDIYPIEY, encoded by the coding sequence GTGGCAAAAGCACAGACTCCGGCCCCGGAGGACCACAGGGTGTCCCTCGTCAGCCGGCGGCTCCGCGCCGGCATGATCATTGCGCTGGCTCTGCTCATGGTCCTCGGCGTCCGCCTCTTCCAGGTCCAGGGCCTGGATCCCGGGGGTATGGCCGACGCCGCTGTCGCCAACCGGCTGGTAACAGTCGGGGTTCCGGCCCTTCGCGGCGGAATCCTTGACGCGAACGGCAATTACCTGGCACGCAGCGTCGAACGTTTCGACATAGTGGTGGACCAGCGGCTTTCCCTTGCCTACGACGAGGAGGAGTACCAGCGCCGGACTCCTGAAGGGGATTGGGAGGACGTCACCTTCGACGAAGCTTTCCGTGAACTCTCCGCCATCCTGGGCCAGGACGCCGCCACCCTGCGGGGTTCGATCCTGGGTGAGAAGGGATTCAACTTCGTTGCCAAGACCGTAACCCCCGAAGTGCGGGACAAAGTCCTTGCCGTCAAGTTCCCCGGTGTCTACGCGGACCGGACCACCCTGAGGACCTACCCCTCCGGTGCCGTCGCAGGTTCAATCGTCGGCTTCCTCGGCACGGAAGGTCCCCAGGAGGGCCTGGAACTCACCCAGGACGGGATCCTGGCAGGCAAAGCCGGAAGCAAGACCTACGAAATCGGCGGCGACGGCATCCGGATTCCGTATGCGACCCATGAGGACGAACCCGTTCAGGACGGTGAGTCGATCAAGCTCACCATTGACCAGGACCTGCAGTGGTTCTCCCAGCAGGCCATTGCTGCCCAGGTCCGGGACTACAACGCGGACTGGGGCAACGTCGTCGTGGTGGAAGTAGAGACCGGCAACGTGATCGCCATGGCCGAATCCACCACCGTCGATCCGAACAACCCGGGCGCCACGGAGGCCGAGTCCCGCAAGGCCCGTTCCGTCACGGACTTCTTCGAACCGGGTTCCACGACCAAGGTCATCACCATGGCAGCAGCCATCGAAGAGGGCCTCATCACCCCCACCTCGCAGTTCAAGATTGACTCCACGTACACGATCGACGGACAGACCTTCAAAGATGCCTTCGACCACGGAACGGTGCAGATGACTGCGTCCGGCATTCTGGCGAAGTCCATGAACACCGGAACCGTCATGGTCGGGCAGCAGCTCACACCGCAGCAGCGCTACGACTGGCTCCGCAAGTTCGGGATCGGCACCGCACTGAATACCGGGCTCAACGGTGAGACACCGGGCCTGCTGCCCAAGCCGGAGAACTGGGACACCCGCCAGCAGTACACCGTCCTGTTTGGGCAGGGCCTGACCCAGACAGCACTGCACACGGCAATGGTGTACCAGACCATCGCCAACGACGGCGTCCGGCTGCCGCCGCGGCTGGTGGATTCGCGGATAGACGCCGAAGGCGTGGAGCATCCCGTGGAACGCGGCTCCGGAACCCGGGTGGTCTCCGAGAAGACTGCCGCCGAGGTCCAGCGCATGCTGGAAACCGTCACGGTGGAAGGCTCCGGTGCCTCCGGTGCGCTGGAGAAGTACCGGGTGGGTGCCAAGACCGGAACGGCAGAGGCCCCCGGGCCCAACGGAGGTTACGACGGCTACACGGTCTCCTATGCTGGAATTGCACCAATGGATGACCCGAAGTACGTCGCGGTGGTAACCCTGCAGCGGCCCAAGGGCGACCTTTTCTACATTGAACCCGGCAAGACTTTCCAGAAGGTCATGGAACAGGTCCTGACAACCAACAACGTCGCTCCCTCCACCGGGGAGCCGGATATCTACCCCATCGAGTACTAA
- a CDS encoding UDP-N-acetylmuramoyl-L-alanyl-D-glutamate--2,6-diaminopimelate ligase: MRPERVSPVTLGDAAAALPPGAPAITAAPGTGTEAWGTRVTGISINSREIAPGDLYLALPGARHHGAAFASKAAVAGAAAVLTDPAGLSQLGKSGLPVFVAEDIRRLVGPLSAAVFNSQPRDGSAPVLFGVTGTNGKTTTTYFINSLLQALGQRTGLIGTIEILAGGEAIPSVLTTPESPQVHGLLALMRERKLDAAAMEVSSHAISYRRVDGVVFDVAGFTNLTQDHLDLHGSMEDYFDAKAALFHADRCRRAVVTVDDGWGRQMAAAAGERGVTLLTTGEAGSADWQVRGITREGLGHAFELVPAEGKPLRVRTGLPGAFNVSNAALALTMVLQTGIPAETMQRVLDEHDPFTVEVPGRMQLISEAPASIVDFAHNPDALTRTLESVRRPQGRVIVVFGATGERDQTKRPLMGAIAARLADVVIVTDDDPHDEDEAAIRADVLRGARGAAETGQGRCEVLEVAPRAAAIARAVELARPEDTVLVAGRGHEVWQEVKGVNLALDDRVELRTALETAGFTVLSGDGVES, translated from the coding sequence ATGCGCCCTGAGCGGGTCAGTCCGGTCACCCTGGGCGATGCCGCGGCAGCGCTTCCCCCGGGTGCGCCGGCCATCACGGCTGCGCCCGGAACGGGCACTGAGGCCTGGGGCACCAGGGTCACCGGGATCAGCATCAATTCCCGCGAGATTGCCCCGGGGGACCTCTACCTCGCCTTGCCCGGTGCCCGCCACCACGGTGCGGCTTTCGCCTCGAAGGCGGCCGTTGCCGGCGCCGCTGCCGTCCTGACGGACCCCGCCGGGCTCTCCCAGCTGGGCAAGTCCGGGTTGCCGGTCTTTGTGGCTGAGGATATCCGGCGGCTGGTCGGCCCGTTGTCCGCGGCGGTGTTCAACAGCCAGCCCCGGGACGGATCCGCGCCGGTGCTCTTCGGCGTCACGGGAACCAACGGCAAGACCACCACTACGTACTTCATCAACTCACTGCTCCAGGCACTCGGCCAGAGAACCGGCCTGATCGGAACCATCGAGATCCTGGCCGGAGGCGAAGCCATCCCCAGCGTCCTGACCACGCCGGAGTCCCCGCAGGTCCATGGCCTGCTGGCCCTGATGCGTGAGCGGAAGCTGGATGCCGCCGCCATGGAGGTCTCCTCCCATGCCATTTCCTACCGCAGGGTGGACGGCGTGGTCTTCGACGTCGCCGGCTTTACCAACCTCACCCAGGACCACCTGGACCTTCACGGGTCCATGGAGGACTACTTCGACGCCAAAGCCGCCCTCTTCCATGCTGACCGGTGCAGGCGCGCCGTGGTCACTGTCGACGACGGCTGGGGCCGCCAAATGGCGGCCGCTGCGGGGGAGCGCGGGGTGACCCTGCTGACCACCGGAGAGGCAGGCAGCGCCGACTGGCAGGTCCGCGGGATAACGCGCGAGGGGCTGGGACATGCCTTCGAGCTCGTGCCGGCGGAGGGCAAGCCGCTGCGGGTCCGCACCGGATTGCCCGGTGCCTTCAACGTCTCCAACGCCGCGCTGGCGCTGACCATGGTCCTCCAAACGGGAATCCCGGCCGAAACGATGCAGCGCGTGCTGGACGAGCATGATCCGTTCACCGTTGAGGTTCCCGGGCGCATGCAGCTCATCAGCGAGGCACCGGCGTCCATTGTGGACTTTGCCCACAACCCTGACGCGCTCACCCGCACGCTGGAATCCGTGCGGCGCCCCCAGGGCCGCGTGATCGTGGTCTTTGGTGCCACCGGTGAACGCGACCAGACCAAGCGCCCCCTGATGGGAGCCATAGCCGCCCGCCTGGCCGACGTGGTGATTGTCACGGACGACGACCCCCACGACGAGGATGAAGCCGCGATTCGGGCCGATGTCCTGCGGGGTGCGCGCGGTGCAGCGGAGACTGGCCAGGGACGGTGCGAAGTCCTTGAGGTTGCGCCGCGTGCCGCCGCCATTGCCCGCGCCGTAGAGCTTGCCCGCCCGGAAGACACCGTGCTGGTGGCCGGCCGCGGCCACGAGGTCTGGCAGGAAGTCAAGGGAGTGAACCTGGCCCTGGATGACAGGGTGGAACTGCGCACTGCACTGGAAACTGCCGGATTCACGGTGCTTTCCGGGGACGGGGTAGAGTCCTAA
- a CDS encoding UDP-N-acetylmuramoyl-tripeptide--D-alanyl-D-alanine ligase codes for MIELNAAEIAAITGGELVGAAAADPSIPVTSATTDSREVTAGSLFIAKPGEFSDGHRFVGRAFESGATLALTERPVTDGDGTVHPAVVVPDAVLAMGALAAEIVRRLRADGPLTVIGITGSAGKTTTKDLLAGLLRAHGETVAPVGSYNGEVGVPLTIFSAGYGTRYLVVEMGATGVGHITYLADMVRPDIGVVLCVGSAHAGEFGGVENIARAKGELAEAVPPGGTVVLNGDDIRVAAMDKRTTADVLLFTSSTDQLPGNHRELRAVDAETDSQGRPVFTLRFPNGEEHRVESGLIGAHHTANLLAAAGAAFAAGIAPADIAAGLSGQKAASRWRMERTDRPDGVTVINDAYNANPESMRAALRTLAELGQGHRTWAVLGEMLELGADSVTEHDAIGRYAVRLNISKLIVVGTGARALHTGAVMEGSWGDESQFVQTPEEAQAILEASLQPGDVVLFKSSNGAGLRFLGDRIALKTPLETAAATELSAENATRGENK; via the coding sequence ATGATTGAACTTAATGCAGCCGAAATAGCGGCAATCACGGGCGGTGAGCTGGTGGGGGCCGCAGCGGCCGACCCTTCCATTCCAGTGACATCAGCCACGACCGACTCCCGCGAGGTGACAGCCGGATCGCTGTTCATTGCCAAACCCGGAGAATTCTCCGACGGACACCGTTTTGTGGGCCGGGCGTTCGAATCCGGTGCCACGCTGGCGCTGACGGAACGTCCGGTAACTGACGGCGACGGCACAGTCCATCCCGCCGTCGTGGTACCCGACGCAGTGCTCGCCATGGGCGCCCTTGCCGCGGAAATCGTCCGCCGGCTGCGTGCCGACGGACCGCTCACGGTCATTGGCATTACCGGCTCGGCCGGCAAGACCACCACGAAGGACCTGCTCGCCGGCCTGCTGCGCGCACACGGCGAGACCGTGGCTCCGGTGGGCTCCTACAACGGTGAAGTCGGCGTGCCGCTGACGATTTTTTCGGCCGGGTACGGCACCCGCTACCTCGTAGTGGAGATGGGTGCCACCGGCGTCGGGCACATCACCTACCTGGCGGATATGGTCCGCCCGGACATTGGCGTCGTGCTCTGCGTGGGCAGCGCCCACGCCGGCGAGTTCGGCGGGGTGGAGAACATCGCCCGTGCCAAGGGCGAACTGGCTGAGGCCGTTCCTCCCGGCGGGACAGTCGTGCTCAACGGCGACGACATCCGCGTTGCCGCCATGGACAAGCGCACCACAGCCGACGTCCTGCTCTTCACCTCTTCCACCGACCAGCTCCCCGGGAACCACAGGGAGCTGCGTGCGGTTGACGCAGAAACCGATTCCCAGGGCCGCCCGGTCTTCACCCTGCGGTTCCCGAACGGGGAGGAACACAGGGTGGAATCAGGCCTGATCGGTGCCCACCACACGGCCAACCTGCTTGCCGCTGCCGGCGCTGCTTTTGCCGCCGGGATCGCGCCGGCGGACATCGCCGCCGGCCTCTCCGGGCAAAAGGCTGCCAGCCGCTGGCGGATGGAACGCACCGACCGGCCCGACGGCGTCACAGTGATCAACGACGCCTACAACGCCAACCCTGAGTCCATGCGTGCCGCACTGCGCACGCTGGCCGAACTGGGCCAGGGGCACCGCACCTGGGCTGTCCTCGGCGAAATGCTCGAACTCGGGGCCGACTCGGTGACCGAACACGACGCGATCGGCCGCTACGCCGTCCGCCTGAACATCTCCAAACTGATCGTCGTCGGAACCGGCGCCCGTGCCCTGCACACCGGCGCCGTCATGGAGGGGTCGTGGGGCGACGAATCACAGTTCGTCCAGACTCCCGAAGAAGCGCAGGCCATTCTTGAAGCGTCGCTCCAACCCGGCGACGTCGTCCTCTTTAAGTCTTCCAACGGAGCCGGACTGCGGTTCCTCGGAGATCGGATTGCCTTGAAAACCCCACTCGAAACTGCTGCCGCCACGGAGCTGTCCGCCGAGAACGCCACGCGGGGTGAGAACAAGTGA
- the mraY gene encoding phospho-N-acetylmuramoyl-pentapeptide-transferase: MISLLIGSSLGLVLAFAGTPLFIRFLVRKGYGQFVRDDGPTSHHTKRGTPTMGGAVIVASVVASYFITHLISNAINPTGFGPSASGLLVLFLMVGMGLVGFIDDYTKISRQRSLGLNAKAKITLQGLVGVVFAVLALQFPDERGLTPASTNISFVRDTAIDLAFAGTIIGAILFILWSSVIITGATNGVNLADGLDGLAAGASVLVFGAYFLIGIWQSNQSCFGAAADSGVCYEVRDPLDLALLAGALAGALIGFLWWNTSPAKIFMGDTGSLALGGAIAAFAILSRTELLLVILAGLFVIISASVIIQVGYFKLSGGKRVFKMAPLQHHFELKGWAEVTVVVRFWIIGGLCVALALGLFYADWVAGQ, encoded by the coding sequence GTGATTTCCCTCCTGATCGGGTCTTCCCTGGGGCTGGTCCTGGCTTTTGCCGGAACCCCGCTGTTCATCCGTTTCCTGGTCCGCAAGGGCTACGGACAGTTCGTCCGTGATGATGGCCCGACGTCGCACCACACCAAGCGCGGTACGCCCACCATGGGCGGGGCGGTAATCGTCGCTTCCGTTGTGGCCTCCTACTTCATCACCCATCTCATCAGCAATGCCATCAACCCCACCGGCTTCGGCCCGTCGGCGTCCGGCCTGCTGGTGCTGTTCCTGATGGTGGGAATGGGCCTGGTCGGCTTCATTGACGACTACACCAAGATTTCCCGGCAGCGCTCCCTGGGCCTGAACGCAAAAGCCAAGATCACGCTGCAGGGACTGGTGGGCGTGGTTTTCGCAGTCCTGGCACTGCAGTTCCCCGATGAGCGCGGCCTCACCCCGGCGTCGACGAACATTTCCTTTGTCCGCGACACTGCGATCGACCTGGCATTCGCCGGAACCATCATTGGCGCGATTCTCTTCATCCTCTGGTCCAGCGTGATCATCACCGGTGCCACGAACGGCGTGAACCTGGCCGATGGCCTGGACGGGCTCGCCGCCGGTGCCTCGGTGCTGGTATTCGGTGCCTATTTCCTGATCGGCATCTGGCAGTCCAACCAGAGCTGCTTTGGCGCCGCGGCCGACAGCGGTGTCTGTTATGAGGTCCGTGACCCGCTGGACCTGGCGCTCCTGGCCGGCGCCCTGGCGGGAGCCCTCATCGGGTTCCTCTGGTGGAACACCTCTCCGGCGAAGATCTTCATGGGCGACACCGGATCCCTGGCCCTGGGCGGCGCCATCGCAGCGTTCGCCATCCTCTCCCGGACCGAACTGCTTCTGGTGATCCTCGCCGGCCTGTTCGTGATCATCTCCGCCTCAGTCATCATCCAGGTGGGATACTTCAAGCTGAGCGGCGGCAAACGGGTGTTCAAGATGGCACCGCTCCAGCACCACTTCGAACTCAAGGGCTGGGCAGAGGTGACCGTGGTGGTCCGCTTCTGGATCATCGGCGGGCTGTGCGTCGCCCTTGCCCTCGGACTCTTCTACGCCGATTGGGTGGCCGGACAATGA